DNA sequence from the Candidatus Goldiibacteriota bacterium genome:
TGTGGGGGTTGAAACTTTTATCTCCGAGAAACTTCCGCTTTTAAAAAAATACGCGACTCCTGTTATTGCCAATATATACGGTACAGACGTTGACGGCTATATTAAAACGGCGCAAAGGCTGAATGATTCCGCGACAGCCGGCGTGGAAATAAACATTTCCTGCCCGAATGTAAAAAAAGGAGGGCTTCAGTTTGCTTCTGACAAAGAAGCGGTCTCCACAATGATAAAGGAAATAAAAAAAGTATTCACAAGGCCGGTTATTGTAAAACTTTCCCCTAACACGGGCAACATAGAAGAGATGGCGCAGGTATGTGAGGATAACGGCGCGGACGCGGTCTCTCTTATTAACACGCTTGTCGGATTGTCCATAAACTTGAAAACCAGAAGGCCCAATATAGCCAATGTGTTCGGCGGGCTTTCAGGGCCGGCGATAAAACCTGTGGCGCTTGCAATGGTGCATAAAGTATCAAAAAAAGTTAAGATACCTATTATCGGTATCGGCGGCATAATGAATACAACTGACGCGCTGGAATTTTTAGTGGCAGGCGCGTCGGCTGTGCAGATAGGTACGGCAAATTTTATAGACCCCTCAATTACCGGAATAATTGCTGATGGAATAAAAAACTACCTGGAAGATAATAAAATTGATTCCGTAACTGATATTACAGGAACTCTGGAGTATTGATTTGAAACGAATAGCATTTGCAGCCGTTATCATAATTGCGGTAACGGGAAAGTGCCTGGCAGAAGTCAAGATAATGTTAAGCAGCAATATTGTAAAAGAAGGCGGGGTTGTAAAAGCGGTATTGTACTCCGACATGCCTTTTTCAGGCTCAGAAGCGGAATTCAGGGGCGAAAAATACCCTGTGTTTTTTAGAAGTTATGATAAGGCTTCCAAAGAGTTTACTTTTTTAGTGCTTGTTCCGGTGCCGCTGGAAACCATCGGAGTAAAAAAACTGTACATACGGTATATGATGAACGGAAGAAAATATGAACGCATGGAAAAAATAGAGATAAAGAAGATAAGCGCCGGCAGGTCGGATGTTCAGACATATGGAAAACGTGAAACGCTTGGCGTGAATTTTGGACCTGAAAATAAAATAATAAAAAAAAGGCAGGAAAAGAGAACCCCGCTTAAGTTTGACCTTCCGTTTATAAAGCCCGCGGAAGGTGAAATAACAAGCGCTTTTGGAAAAAAAAGGACATATGACGGCGGAAAATATAGCTCTACTCATAAAGGTGTTGATATAGCCAATAAGGCGGGCACTAAGGTGGCGGCGGCAAATCACGGTAAAGTGGTTGAAGCTGCCACAATGAAAGGGCACGGCGTAACCGTGATAATTGACCACGGCGGCGGTTTATACTCCCTTTATTTTCACTTAAAAGGCG
Encoded proteins:
- a CDS encoding M23 family metallopeptidase; its protein translation is MKRIAFAAVIIIAVTGKCLAEVKIMLSSNIVKEGGVVKAVLYSDMPFSGSEAEFRGEKYPVFFRSYDKASKEFTFLVLVPVPLETIGVKKLYIRYMMNGRKYERMEKIEIKKISAGRSDVQTYGKRETLGVNFGPENKIIKKRQEKRTPLKFDLPFIKPAEGEITSAFGKKRTYDGGKYSSTHKGVDIANKAGTKVAAANHGKVVEAATMKGHGVTVIIDHGGGLYSLYFHLKGVYVKKGMDVKKGDIIATMGSTGVSTGPHLHWQINLFGVPVSPMDFTTMM
- a CDS encoding dihydroorotate dehydrogenase, which translates into the protein MKVNTTVNIGGLVLKNPVMTASGTFGYGLEFEEYVNLNKLGAIVVKGIALNPVKGNKPQRLVETPAGIMNAIGLQNVGVETFISEKLPLLKKYATPVIANIYGTDVDGYIKTAQRLNDSATAGVEINISCPNVKKGGLQFASDKEAVSTMIKEIKKVFTRPVIVKLSPNTGNIEEMAQVCEDNGADAVSLINTLVGLSINLKTRRPNIANVFGGLSGPAIKPVALAMVHKVSKKVKIPIIGIGGIMNTTDALEFLVAGASAVQIGTANFIDPSITGIIADGIKNYLEDNKIDSVTDITGTLEY